From one Candidatus Kaelpia imicola genomic stretch:
- a CDS encoding sugar ABC transporter substrate-binding protein — MKIAKSILILISVLIWGCGKCPTSDSNKVRFAFWGSPEEVRIITSVIEEWQRDHPKIKVALEHTPYGGYSSKILTRIAGGDSPDIIAAEVGLFTNFYSKGVFLNLTPFVENDKSFVLNDFFSPIIEHFTIEGDVYGIPRDIAPFACVYYNKNIFDQHNIPYPDDDWDWDALLETAKCLTERGEKGKIKRYGFYTWAWQNFVLANGGRLVDNVKTPSSIKLNTQASREGLEFYRDLILKHRVSPTPSALINMGMGVQMMFMTGRLAMLGSGIWETPALQNIESFDWDIAVFPKSPQNIRQIATGGTAYCILKKSSNPELAWEVIKALTSARTMERIASIGLAQPSRISVAQGPYWAQSKEKPLNKKMLNEAVESVVFPPFSPNWREIEELYIKPKLDLFFNGQAELDNILPEIVEAGNKLLRE, encoded by the coding sequence ATGAAGATTGCAAAAAGTATTTTAATCTTAATATCCGTATTGATATGGGGCTGCGGGAAGTGTCCAACTTCAGATAGTAATAAGGTGCGCTTTGCTTTTTGGGGTTCTCCGGAAGAGGTCAGGATAATCACATCTGTTATTGAAGAATGGCAGAGAGACCATCCTAAAATAAAGGTTGCCTTAGAGCATACTCCTTACGGAGGGTATAGCAGCAAGATTCTAACTAGGATAGCAGGAGGAGATTCACCTGATATCATAGCTGCAGAGGTAGGACTTTTTACAAATTTTTACTCTAAAGGTGTTTTCTTAAACCTTACTCCTTTTGTAGAAAACGATAAGAGTTTTGTATTAAATGATTTTTTCTCGCCTATCATTGAACATTTCACTATTGAAGGCGATGTTTACGGTATACCAAGAGATATCGCTCCTTTTGCCTGTGTATATTACAATAAGAACATCTTTGACCAACATAATATTCCCTACCCCGATGATGACTGGGATTGGGATGCTCTTCTTGAGACTGCAAAGTGCCTTACCGAAAGAGGTGAAAAAGGCAAGATTAAGAGATATGGATTTTATACTTGGGCCTGGCAGAATTTTGTTTTAGCTAATGGCGGCAGACTTGTAGATAATGTTAAGACTCCTAGCTCTATAAAGTTGAATACTCAAGCATCGCGAGAAGGGCTGGAGTTTTATAGAGATCTTATTTTGAAACATAGAGTATCTCCAACCCCCTCTGCTCTTATAAATATGGGTATGGGTGTACAGATGATGTTTATGACCGGACGTCTTGCGATGTTAGGGTCGGGGATATGGGAGACTCCGGCATTACAGAATATAGAGAGCTTTGATTGGGATATAGCGGTATTTCCTAAAAGCCCTCAAAATATACGGCAGATTGCAACAGGGGGAACAGCATATTGCATATTGAAAAAATCCAGCAATCCTGAGCTTGCCTGGGAGGTAATAAAGGCTTTGACCTCCGCTCGAACTATGGAGCGTATCGCTTCTATAGGATTGGCGCAGCCAAGCAGAATATCTGTTGCCCAGGGCCCTTATTGGGCTCAGAGCAAGGAGAAGCCGCTGAATAAAAAAATGCTTAATGAAGCAGTTGAGAGCGTAGTCTTTCCCCCGTTTAGTCCTAACTGGAGAGAGATAGAAGAGTTGTATATTAAACCTAAATTGGATCTGTTTTTTAACGGTCAGGCTGAATTAGATAATATTTTGCCTGAGATCGTAGAAGCAGGCAACAAGCTCCTTAGGGAGTAA
- a CDS encoding efflux RND transporter permease subunit, with the protein MNLPEFSIKKPVAMSMIFLGIILIGYIALIQLPVELMPNYSYDTISIIIRIRGGIPSPDVERLVTKPVEEAVSDVSKLKELISISEEGESRVILRFEPGTDMDFASLEVREKFGRVKDRLPKEIEKPVIARYQQTDVPIVILAVTGERYTPEMLRRIVDEKIKSRLQRIEGVANIEIAGGRERKIIVEATESSLQAYNISLGELIDTVGVNNIDLLLGETEEKKVKNLIRLMGQYRSIEDIKEIGVSVNPQGSIIQLKDIARVKDSFLDPIDLSRVDSRPVVSIYVQKESTANTIKVNKMLVEELSRIKKELPKDVIIKPTFQQAEYVQEAIDTVRKSLMFGGALAVIVLLLFLHDVAPTFIIALSIPLSVMATFTIMFMQGLTLNVMTLSGLALGIGMLVDSSIVVLENIFKKKERGLKKREAALDGSKEVSLAIVASTITSVVAFLPIIFVGKQMRLLYSGLTLTVVYSLLASLFVALSLIPLSASIIKMGGGIPFLKRSERSIKKVRGIYIDVLKFILKFRYLLILTMMAIVIWIWPLQKNIGREFIGITEQNKFTVHVELPTGARLEMSDKAVAMVEKILKGVPEVRTVSSRIERWSSKIYVKLKPLAQRERMTNDLIEELRPRMDETMKNFDAFIYFELPQEVGSNEIFIDINGYDYDILKQIAMKMAQSLSQVEGITDQKIRMREGRPEIRIIVDQDKLSIFGLTVKDIAYQLHGKIRGLRASFFHTDTKEVEIVVRMSELDRDSFDDLKNITFVNKEKAKIPLKQVADLKFDIAPSEIWHKNKSRMVQVSANRGTLDLNTAIERCSKVLEKFEMPEDYTYRFSGDYELMVENERQQKFAIITALFLIFLVLASLFESYTQPFIIMATVPLAAIGVIPMLYYTGTSINIGALMGMLMLGGIVVNNAIVMVDHINFLRKQGAGLKKAVLGGAEHRLRPIFMTSITTICSLMPMALDKSESSNLWSPLAKTVIGGMSVSTILTLLVIPSGYMILEDLKYRLKHINIFLKIKR; encoded by the coding sequence ATGAATCTACCTGAGTTCTCGATAAAAAAACCGGTTGCAATGAGTATGATATTTTTGGGTATTATACTCATAGGTTATATTGCTTTGATACAGCTGCCCGTTGAGCTGATGCCCAACTATAGCTATGATACCATAAGCATCATTATAAGGATTAGAGGCGGTATTCCTTCCCCTGACGTAGAGCGCCTTGTCACAAAACCGGTTGAAGAAGCTGTAAGCGATGTGAGTAAGCTTAAAGAGCTTATATCTATCTCTGAAGAAGGAGAGTCCAGAGTTATTTTGAGATTTGAGCCGGGTACCGATATGGATTTTGCTTCTCTGGAGGTTAGGGAGAAATTTGGCCGAGTCAAAGATAGACTGCCTAAAGAGATAGAGAAACCGGTTATTGCGCGGTATCAACAGACAGATGTTCCAATAGTGATACTTGCTGTAACAGGAGAGAGATATACTCCTGAGATGTTGAGGAGGATTGTGGATGAGAAAATCAAATCCAGGCTGCAGCGAATAGAAGGGGTGGCGAATATAGAGATAGCCGGAGGTAGAGAGAGAAAGATTATTGTCGAAGCAACTGAGAGCAGCTTACAGGCTTACAACATATCTTTGGGAGAGCTGATTGATACGGTAGGGGTTAATAACATAGATCTGCTTTTAGGAGAGACGGAAGAGAAAAAAGTAAAAAATTTAATCCGTCTTATGGGTCAGTATAGAAGCATTGAAGATATAAAAGAGATTGGGGTTAGCGTGAATCCTCAGGGGTCTATTATTCAGCTTAAAGATATTGCCCGGGTCAAGGATTCTTTTCTCGACCCCATAGATCTTTCCAGAGTTGATTCCAGGCCTGTTGTCTCTATCTATGTACAGAAAGAGTCTACGGCCAACACTATAAAAGTTAATAAGATGCTGGTTGAAGAGCTCTCCAGGATAAAAAAGGAGCTTCCCAAGGATGTAATAATAAAACCTACTTTTCAGCAGGCCGAGTATGTTCAAGAGGCTATTGATACAGTCCGCAAGTCACTTATGTTCGGCGGAGCGCTGGCAGTTATTGTGCTGCTGCTCTTTCTCCATGATGTGGCTCCGACATTTATTATCGCACTCTCTATTCCGCTCTCTGTTATGGCCACTTTTACAATCATGTTTATGCAGGGTTTGACTTTAAATGTTATGACTCTCTCCGGGCTGGCTCTGGGTATAGGCATGCTGGTCGACTCCTCTATCGTTGTACTTGAGAATATTTTCAAAAAGAAAGAGAGAGGACTTAAAAAAAGAGAGGCTGCATTAGATGGTAGCAAAGAGGTCAGCCTGGCGATAGTGGCTTCAACCATTACTTCTGTAGTTGCATTCTTGCCGATAATATTTGTTGGCAAACAGATGAGATTGCTCTATAGCGGGTTGACCTTGACAGTTGTCTACTCTCTTCTTGCATCTCTCTTTGTGGCTTTAAGTTTGATTCCCTTATCTGCATCCATAATCAAGATGGGTGGAGGAATACCATTTTTAAAGAGAAGCGAGAGAAGTATTAAAAAAGTTAGAGGTATTTATATAGATGTATTAAAATTTATTTTAAAATTCAGATATCTTTTAATATTAACTATGATGGCAATTGTTATTTGGATTTGGCCTCTTCAGAAAAATATTGGCAGAGAGTTTATCGGTATTACAGAGCAGAATAAGTTTACCGTACATGTTGAGCTGCCTACAGGTGCAAGACTGGAGATGTCTGATAAAGCGGTTGCGATGGTTGAGAAGATTCTAAAAGGAGTTCCTGAAGTACGGACTGTATCCTCCAGAATAGAGAGATGGTCTTCTAAGATATATGTAAAGTTAAAACCTCTTGCTCAAAGAGAACGAATGACAAACGATCTCATAGAAGAGCTGCGGCCCAGAATGGATGAAACAATGAAGAACTTCGATGCCTTTATATACTTTGAGCTGCCTCAAGAAGTAGGCAGCAATGAAATATTTATCGATATTAACGGGTATGACTATGATATTTTAAAACAGATAGCAATGAAGATGGCTCAAAGCCTGTCTCAGGTTGAAGGGATTACAGATCAAAAAATAAGAATGCGTGAGGGTAGGCCGGAGATAAGAATTATAGTAGATCAAGACAAGCTCAGCATATTTGGACTAACGGTTAAAGATATTGCTTATCAATTACACGGGAAGATACGGGGGCTAAGGGCCAGTTTTTTCCATACTGATACTAAAGAGGTTGAGATTGTTGTTAGGATGAGCGAGCTTGATCGCGACAGCTTTGATGATTTAAAGAATATTACTTTTGTCAATAAAGAGAAAGCGAAAATTCCGCTGAAACAGGTTGCAGATTTAAAATTTGATATAGCACCGAGCGAGATCTGGCATAAAAATAAATCAAGAATGGTCCAGGTTAGCGCGAATAGGGGAACCCTGGATTTAAATACGGCTATTGAAAGATGCAGCAAGGTTTTAGAGAAGTTTGAGATGCCCGAGGATTATACTTATAGGTTTAGCGGGGATTATGAATTAATGGTAGAGAATGAGCGCCAGCAAAAGTTTGCGATTATTACAGCGCTATTTTTAATCTTCTTAGTTTTGGCTTCACTCTTTGAGTCTTATACCCAGCCGTTTATTATTATGGCTACTGTGCCTCTCGCTGCAATAGGTGTCATCCCAATGCTCTACTATACAGGTACATCTATTAATATCGGAGCCCTTATGGGTATGTTGATGTTAGGAGGTATTGTTGTCAACAATGCAATAGTCATGGTTGATCATATAAATTTTTTGAGAAAACAGGGTGCAGGATTAAAAAAAGCTGTCCTTGGAGGTGCTGAACACAGATTACGCCCTATCTTTATGACCTCTATTACAACAATCTGCAGCCTTATGCCTATGGCGTTAGATAAGAGCGAGTCTTCCAATCTCTGGTCGCCGCTGGCAAAGACTGTAATCGGAGGGATGTCTGTATCTACCATATTAACTCTTCTTGTAATTCCTTCTGGATATATGATACTGGAAGATTTAAAATATAGATTGAAACATATAAATATATTTTTAAAGATAAAGCGATGA
- a CDS encoding efflux RND transporter permease subunit, whose amino-acid sequence MNLPSFSVRRPVTITMFFLGVMLLGAISWMRLPQELYPSISYPQISVVTTYENASPEEIETLVTKIIEEAVGTVNGLKKISSISKEGLALIILDFDWGTNMDFASLGVREKIDLVKERLPIGAKDPIVMKFNPFEIPIAILSIKGSLPSRELRELTRKEIKDELEKIEGVASAAIAGGREREILVELDQGKLYANRIPILKVAEAIKQTNFTFPAGTIKEKFYEYLIRTIGEFEAVKEIENVIVEVQDVDPPKTQYEEYIRELKGESSDKRIIHLGDLGRVQDSLKDLTNLSRYNGSDNIALRIQRQAGANIITVVKAIEKKLLKIEERLRGRVEIEIVYDQSKFIQSSINGVRDAAIQGGVLAFIVLFFFLMNIYSSLIVALSIPISIMFAFSLMYFRGLSINIMSLGGLALGVGMLVDNAIVVIENIVRKRQLGGPAKEAAIGGASEVAAAIFASTLTTIAVFLPLIFVKGVAGQLFKELAFTVIFALIASLVVALSLIPSLTSKIKGVSKEPKEWAWMKILRISYLSALKSFLRFKQIGFVLVIAATGLSLYLLTRVDRELMPKVDQREFMIKVDMPTGTKIEITDRVVKRIERAIFSYPDIKGVSVTVGSSKEKDYGGAVETLGSHQSQIVVNLKKLPKRSPYYRKSQDIVQQLQKDLLVVDLEGAELAYILQETIFKAAMGGGKPVNVEIKGRDLDVLRSISESIVLSLGDITGLYDIKSDLMPPQPEVKINIKKQKAALYNLSVNTISLATHAAIRGYVASKYKEQGREYDIRTRLRDEDRENISKIRSILIHSPLGVEIPLADVAYLVKGVGPSEIRRLGQERTVLVSANIYKRGFNEIANSVENRISNLDIPQDYLAQLSGERKEMKESFKSLFFALLLSIILVYMIMAAQFESFWQPFIIILAVPLAAIGVTVALLLTHTTLNIVVFLGVIILGGIVVNNGIVLIDRVNGLREEGLSTYEAVLEASQNRLRPILMTALTTTLGLIPLALGFSEGAELRAPMAIAVIGGLSSSTLLTLFIVPALYIVAVKMIESGKREVLPEVEQGLISGLKSQQREQPDITEVKSEREEEREKKDQRLDLNQRQAEALKYLRQKGRLRRQEYMQMFSISIATAARDLKDLQKKKIITPEGPNGPGRWYRIK is encoded by the coding sequence ATGAATCTACCTAGCTTTTCTGTAAGAAGACCGGTTACAATAACAATGTTCTTTCTGGGTGTTATGCTTCTGGGTGCTATCTCCTGGATGCGTTTGCCGCAGGAGCTATATCCATCGATATCTTATCCCCAGATTAGCGTTGTTACAACCTACGAGAATGCCTCGCCTGAAGAGATTGAGACCCTTGTAACAAAGATAATCGAAGAGGCGGTAGGCACAGTCAACGGGCTTAAGAAAATATCTTCGATTTCAAAAGAAGGGCTTGCTCTTATTATTCTCGATTTTGATTGGGGTACAAATATGGATTTTGCTTCTCTGGGTGTTAGAGAGAAGATAGATTTGGTCAAAGAGAGGCTTCCTATTGGAGCCAAAGATCCGATAGTAATGAAGTTTAATCCCTTCGAGATACCTATTGCTATATTATCTATTAAAGGAAGCCTTCCGTCTAGAGAGTTAAGAGAGCTAACTAGAAAAGAGATCAAAGACGAGCTGGAGAAAATAGAAGGTGTCGCTTCAGCCGCGATAGCAGGAGGTAGAGAGCGGGAGATTCTGGTTGAACTTGATCAAGGTAAACTATATGCCAATCGCATTCCAATCTTAAAAGTTGCTGAAGCTATAAAACAGACAAATTTTACTTTTCCTGCCGGGACAATTAAAGAGAAATTCTATGAATATTTGATCAGGACAATAGGTGAGTTTGAAGCGGTTAAAGAGATTGAGAATGTTATTGTTGAAGTACAGGATGTTGACCCGCCAAAGACGCAATATGAAGAATATATAAGAGAGCTAAAAGGGGAGAGTTCGGATAAAAGAATAATTCACTTGGGCGATTTAGGCAGAGTGCAGGATTCGCTTAAGGATTTAACCAACCTCTCACGTTATAACGGCAGCGATAATATTGCTCTTAGAATTCAACGGCAAGCAGGGGCCAATATTATTACAGTAGTTAAGGCTATCGAGAAGAAACTTCTTAAGATTGAAGAGAGGTTGCGGGGTAGAGTCGAGATAGAGATTGTCTATGATCAGTCTAAGTTTATCCAGAGCTCCATTAACGGAGTTAGAGATGCTGCAATTCAGGGAGGTGTACTTGCTTTCATTGTTCTCTTCTTCTTTTTGATGAATATATACAGCTCTCTGATAGTCGCGCTTTCAATACCTATATCTATTATGTTTGCCTTCAGCCTTATGTACTTCAGAGGACTCTCTATTAACATTATGTCTTTAGGCGGTCTTGCTTTGGGTGTTGGTATGCTTGTAGATAATGCCATTGTTGTTATAGAGAATATCGTCCGTAAGAGGCAGCTTGGCGGACCTGCCAAAGAAGCGGCTATCGGCGGAGCGTCTGAAGTGGCAGCTGCTATCTTCGCTTCTACTTTGACAACGATAGCGGTCTTCCTTCCTCTGATATTCGTTAAAGGCGTTGCAGGACAGCTGTTTAAAGAGCTGGCTTTTACTGTTATCTTTGCTCTTATTGCTTCTCTTGTTGTTGCGTTATCTTTGATTCCCAGTCTTACTTCTAAAATAAAGGGAGTGAGTAAAGAACCTAAAGAGTGGGCCTGGATGAAAATATTGCGTATCTCATATCTTAGTGCATTGAAATCATTCTTGAGATTTAAGCAGATAGGGTTCGTTCTTGTTATTGCAGCAACAGGCCTCTCTCTCTATCTCTTGACCAGGGTAGACAGAGAGTTGATGCCCAAGGTTGACCAGAGAGAGTTTATGATAAAGGTTGATATGCCTACAGGTACAAAGATTGAGATAACAGATAGGGTTGTAAAGAGGATAGAGAGAGCCATCTTTAGCTATCCCGACATTAAAGGTGTTAGCGTGACCGTTGGTTCTTCTAAAGAGAAGGACTATGGGGGAGCTGTAGAGACCCTGGGATCTCATCAGTCCCAGATAGTAGTCAACTTAAAGAAACTGCCGAAGAGATCACCTTATTATAGAAAAAGCCAAGATATTGTACAGCAGCTACAGAAGGACTTGCTGGTCGTTGATTTAGAGGGGGCAGAGCTAGCGTATATTCTGCAAGAGACAATATTCAAAGCAGCTATGGGCGGGGGTAAGCCGGTCAATGTTGAGATAAAAGGGCGTGATCTAGATGTTTTGCGCTCTATCTCAGAAAGTATAGTTTTGAGTCTAGGCGACATTACCGGGCTCTATGATATTAAGAGTGACCTTATGCCTCCTCAACCGGAGGTAAAGATCAATATAAAGAAACAGAAAGCCGCACTCTATAACCTCTCGGTGAATACTATATCTTTGGCAACCCATGCAGCGATACGCGGTTACGTTGCTTCTAAATATAAAGAGCAGGGTAGAGAGTACGATATCAGAACAAGGTTGCGTGACGAGGACAGAGAGAACATCTCTAAAATAAGAAGCATACTTATACATTCACCTCTTGGGGTTGAGATTCCGTTGGCGGATGTAGCTTATCTTGTGAAAGGCGTGGGGCCGTCTGAGATCAGGCGGTTAGGCCAAGAGAGAACCGTTCTGGTCTCGGCCAATATTTATAAGCGGGGGTTTAATGAAATCGCGAACAGCGTAGAGAATAGGATATCTAATCTGGATATTCCGCAGGATTATTTGGCACAGCTTAGCGGAGAGCGTAAAGAGATGAAGGAGTCTTTTAAAAGTCTTTTCTTTGCCCTGCTATTGTCTATAATACTTGTCTACATGATAATGGCTGCGCAGTTTGAGTCTTTCTGGCAGCCCTTTATTATTATACTCGCCGTGCCCCTGGCAGCGATAGGTGTAACAGTTGCTCTGCTTCTTACTCATACCACTCTCAATATAGTTGTTTTTTTGGGGGTAATTATCCTGGGCGGAATTGTTGTTAATAACGGTATTGTTTTAATAGACCGTGTTAATGGATTAAGAGAAGAGGGGCTCTCTACTTATGAGGCTGTCTTAGAGGCCTCTCAAAACAGGTTGCGGCCGATATTGATGACAGCTTTGACTACAACCCTCGGTCTTATACCTCTTGCATTGGGATTTAGCGAAGGGGCAGAATTGAGGGCCCCTATGGCTATAGCTGTTATCGGAGGGCTGTCTTCGTCTACATTGCTTACTCTCTTTATAGTTCCGGCATTATACATTGTTGCTGTAAAGATGATAGAGAGCGGCAAGAGAGAGGTATTACCTGAAGTAGAACAGGGACTAATATCCGGTCTCAAGTCGCAGCAACGGGAGCAGCCGGATATTACAGAGGTAAAATCAGAGAGAGAGGAAGAGAGAGAAAAGAAAGATCAACGTTTGGATTTAAATCAGAGGCAGGCAGAGGCTTTAAAATATTTGCGTCAGAAAGGAAGGTTGAGGAGGCAGGAATATATGCAGATGTTTAGTATCTCTATTGCTACAGCAGCCAGAGATCTCAAAGACCTGCAGAAGAAAAAGATCATTACTCCAGAAGGGCCAAATGGTCCTGGCAGGTGGTATAGAATAAAATAG
- a CDS encoding efflux RND transporter periplasmic adaptor subunit encodes MKKNLDLSKAKQFFTPKKIMFIVANIVIIASLFLGVQRLFNSQNKGEKYSVPEGKKQLTEESKKKSSADKKPQDISSLFPQQSQEEIPIKIYELKPVDFTDELFVAGTVKNIPILELKFETNGILKNANFKEGEKVKKNDLLAALDPKDVNLEVQWTQAKLQVSEAERKVALKKYEIVKRLYKLGAIIKDRLDQVQAEVNVAKAKIEVSNKELALSKLKLQKLQLKAPQDGLIGKKEKEVGEFVTSNDVICKFIDPDNTFVETGIIERDIFKIKSGQKVKIKVDTYPTRVFFGYVETLFPEVDERTRTLNVRIRVLDPGKLLRPGMFARVAIAVFRKRDAYVIPSASVSIQQGAYYAAIVEGGKVAYRQVSVEYITTDFAVIKKGLKESDLIVTETPGMKKLSAGSPVKIIERQEKLF; translated from the coding sequence ATGAAAAAAAATTTAGATTTATCTAAAGCAAAACAGTTTTTTACTCCCAAAAAGATTATGTTTATTGTCGCAAACATAGTTATTATAGCTTCTCTGTTTTTAGGCGTGCAGAGGCTTTTTAATTCTCAAAATAAGGGTGAGAAGTATTCGGTGCCGGAAGGAAAAAAGCAGTTAACGGAAGAATCGAAAAAGAAAAGCTCTGCAGATAAGAAGCCCCAAGACATCTCTTCGCTATTTCCGCAGCAGTCTCAGGAAGAGATACCGATTAAAATCTATGAGCTTAAACCGGTTGATTTTACAGATGAATTATTTGTGGCAGGTACAGTTAAAAATATTCCGATACTTGAGTTGAAGTTTGAAACAAATGGAATATTAAAAAACGCCAATTTCAAAGAAGGTGAAAAAGTTAAGAAAAACGATCTTCTTGCAGCCCTTGATCCTAAAGATGTTAATTTAGAGGTTCAGTGGACGCAGGCAAAGCTGCAGGTTTCAGAGGCAGAGCGTAAAGTAGCACTTAAAAAATATGAGATAGTTAAGAGACTTTATAAATTAGGTGCAATTATAAAAGATAGGCTGGATCAGGTGCAGGCCGAGGTCAATGTTGCCAAAGCTAAAATAGAGGTCAGCAACAAAGAGCTGGCGCTGAGTAAATTAAAGCTTCAGAAGCTGCAATTAAAAGCTCCTCAAGACGGCTTGATAGGTAAAAAAGAGAAAGAGGTAGGAGAGTTTGTTACATCTAATGACGTGATCTGTAAATTTATAGACCCGGACAATACGTTTGTAGAGACAGGGATTATAGAGAGAGATATTTTTAAGATTAAATCAGGGCAGAAAGTAAAGATAAAAGTAGATACTTATCCGACAAGAGTTTTCTTTGGTTATGTAGAGACACTATTTCCTGAAGTAGATGAAAGAACACGAACACTCAATGTGCGCATACGAGTGCTTGATCCGGGGAAGCTTCTCAGACCCGGAATGTTTGCGCGGGTAGCCATTGCTGTCTTTAGAAAGAGGGATGCTTATGTTATTCCAAGCGCTTCCGTTTCAATACAGCAGGGGGCCTATTATGCGGCGATTGTAGAAGGGGGTAAAGTAGCATACCGCCAAGTCTCTGTTGAGTATATTACGACCGACTTTGCTGTTATTAAAAAAGGTCTTAAGGAAAGTGATCTAATTGTCACAGAGACGCCGGGAATGAAAAAACTTTCTGCGGGCAGTCCCGTCAAAATTATAGAGAGACAGGAAAAACTGTTTTAA